TCTCTATGACATGCTCACTCATTCTCTCTTCCCCTGGCTGTccgactttctctctctctctctctctctctctctctctctctctctctctctctctctatctctctatctatctattatctcTCTCACTCGCcctgtccatctctctctctctctctctggctctttctatctctctgtccacccccctctctctctctctctctctctctatctattctctctcactctctggctctctctttctctctgtctatctatctattctctctctcactctctctctctctctccctgtccatcTCTCCATCTGGCTCCTATCTCTCTGTCCACCTCTCACTCGCTCtcgctctatctatctatctatctatctatctatctatctatctatctatctatctatctatctatctatctattctctctctcactctctgtctgtctctctggctctttctctctctttgcccacttctccctctctctctctgtccgtctctccCTCTACAGATTTTCTCGATCGTTGTGTTTGGATCGATCATCAACGAGGGGTATGTGAACCGTCCTAACGAGATCGAGGAGCACTGCATCTTCAACCGGAACGCTAGCGCCTGTAACTACGGCATCACCATCGGCGCGCTGGCCTTCTTCGGCTGCCTGGCCTTCCTCACCCTCGACGCCTACTTCCCGCAGATCAGCAGCGTCAAGGACCGCAAGAAAGCCGTCTTGGGGGACATCGGATTTTCGGGTGAGTgccgggtgggaggggggaggtcgGATCttcggtaaacatagaaacatagaaaataggtgcaggagtagaggccattcggtccttcgagcctgcaccgccattcaatatgatcatggctgatcatccaactcagtatcccgtacctgccttctctccataccacctgacccctttagccacaagggccgcatctaactccctcttaaatatagccaatgaactatggcctcaactaccttctgtggcagagaattccacagattcaccactctctgtgtgaattttttttttctcatctcggtcctaaaggatttcccccttatccttaagctgtgaccccttgtcctggacttccccaacatcgggaataatcttcctgcatctagcctgtccaaccccataagaattttgtaagtttctataagatcccctctcaatcttctaaactcctaaAAACGATGGGCGTCAGGTGACAGTTTCTCTTTGTTTTTcctctccttcacccccccccccccctctctccccgtagCCTGCTGGTCCTTCCTGTGGTTCGTCAGCTTCTGTTTCCTCACCAACCAGTGGCAGGTGACCAACCTGGCGGAGGACAACCCGCTGAAGGAAGGGGCGGACGCGGCTCGTGCTGCCATCACCTTCTCCTTCTTCTCAATCTTCACCTGGGTGAGTACTGGACCCACTGCCCTTCCTTACCAAAGCCCCTGGAGTGGGTTGCTCCTGCtttcctccctctgcccctcaagCCCGAGGTCAGAACCCAACTCTACACACTTGGTCATCTCCTCTTGCctgttgtagaaacatagaaaataggtgcaggagtaggccattcggcccttcgagccagcaccgccattcaatatgatcatggctgatcatccaactcagtatcctgtacctgccttctctccataccccctgatccctttagccacaagggccacatctaactccctcttaaatatagccaatgaactggcctcaactaccttctgtggcagagagttccagagattcaccactctttgtgtaaaaattctttttctcttctcggtcctaaaagatttcccccttatccttaaactgtgaccccttgttctggactcccccaacatcgggaacaatcttcttgcatctagcctgtccaaccccttaagaattttgtacgtttctataagattatatTAGATTAGATATTTAGATGCACttttccgccctcaatcttcaaaattctagcgagtacaagccgagtctatccagtgtttcttcatatgaaagtcctgccatcccaggaatcagtctggtgaaccttctctgcactccctctatggcaataatgtccttcctcagatttggagaccaaaactgtacgcaatactccaggtgtggtttcaccaagaccctgtacaactgcagtagaacctccctgctcctatactcaaatccttttgctatgtgtAGATGGCAGCTGCTGACTGTACCAGCCCCACAAGAGTCCCAAAGCTCTGTTCGTAAGTCGAGAGTATTTTACTCTCATATGTCCCGA
This DNA window, taken from Amblyraja radiata isolate CabotCenter1 chromosome 38, sAmbRad1.1.pri, whole genome shotgun sequence, encodes the following:
- the syngr1 gene encoding synaptogyrin-1 isoform X1, translating into MRAPAAGRRGWRKMETAAGAATAAATAAYGAGKAGGAFDPFTFIRQPQTIVRAVSWIFSIVVFGSIINEGYVNRPNEIEEHCIFNRNASACNYGITIGALAFFGCLAFLTLDAYFPQISSVKDRKKAVLGDIGFSACWSFLWFVSFCFLTNQWQVTNLAEDNPLKEGADAARAAITFSFFSIFTWAGQAFLGYQRYRLGADSALFSQDYTDPNQDTSVPYASGDEMEPPGSYQQPLSGGAYTSGADGYQSQGY
- the syngr1 gene encoding synaptogyrin-1 isoform X2, giving the protein MRAPAAGRRGWRKMETAAGAATAAATAAYGAGKAGGAFDPFTFIRQPQTIVRAVSWIFSIVVFGSIINEGYVNRPNEIEEHCIFNRNASACNYGITIGALAFFGCLAFLTLDAYFPQISSVKDRKKAVLGDIGFSACWSFLWFVSFCFLTNQWQVTNLAEDNPLKEGADAARAAITFSFFSIFTWGYQVLLAMDHLKDITFSEEYNKLFPAQLA